A stretch of the Vibrio aphrogenes genome encodes the following:
- a CDS encoding class I mannose-6-phosphate isomerase has protein sequence MKYKNQVIQFENNRVWRSYLGGKTLDSLGGAQSPQDTHFPEEWIASTTKAVNPGREDIQEGESIAILGNERIHFSQLIALDPDYFLGEKHVAQYGANPMVLVKFLDSSIRLHFQVHPTRDFSLKHLNSNSGKAEAYYILKVRDEVQDPYLYLGFQNPPSKDELKEIILKQDITSLKSCFKKIPVKEGECYFIPGGMPHAIGEGILMIEVMEPSDWAVRFEFERGGYTLPEEARFMKRDLDFCLDVFDYSKHSVADVIKYNQKQQRLILDYGNGSGKYSLIDETTTDRYRVCLSKINGQVTKSESEFYIGIISSGQCTLFIGDEVLHLKEFDKFFCPAGLDSITILSDEGVDIIECYPPEHNG, from the coding sequence ATGAAGTATAAAAACCAAGTAATTCAATTTGAAAATAACCGCGTTTGGCGTTCGTATTTAGGTGGCAAAACCTTAGATAGCCTAGGAGGGGCGCAATCTCCGCAAGACACGCACTTTCCGGAAGAATGGATTGCTTCAACCACCAAAGCCGTTAACCCGGGCAGAGAGGACATACAAGAAGGGGAGTCTATTGCCATTTTAGGCAACGAGAGAATCCACTTTTCACAATTAATTGCCCTCGACCCTGATTATTTCCTTGGAGAGAAACACGTCGCCCAATACGGAGCAAATCCAATGGTATTGGTGAAGTTTCTCGATTCATCAATTCGGCTACACTTTCAAGTTCACCCAACAAGAGATTTTTCATTAAAGCACTTAAATTCAAATTCAGGTAAAGCAGAAGCGTATTATATTTTAAAAGTTCGAGATGAGGTACAAGACCCTTATCTGTATTTAGGCTTTCAAAACCCGCCCAGCAAAGATGAATTAAAAGAGATTATCCTCAAGCAAGATATCACCAGTTTGAAATCATGCTTTAAAAAAATACCGGTTAAAGAGGGAGAGTGTTATTTCATTCCCGGAGGGATGCCACATGCCATCGGTGAAGGCATACTCATGATTGAAGTCATGGAACCTTCCGATTGGGCGGTTCGATTTGAATTTGAGCGAGGTGGCTATACATTGCCAGAAGAAGCTAGGTTCATGAAAAGAGATTTGGACTTTTGTCTGGATGTTTTTGATTACTCGAAACACTCGGTTGCTGATGTGATCAAATACAATCAAAAGCAACAGCGCCTAATATTGGATTATGGAAATGGCTCAGGGAAATATTCATTAATTGATGAAACAACAACTGATAGATACCGTGTATGTTTATCAAAAATTAATGGGCAAGTGACCAAATCGGAATCTGAGTTTTATATCGGCATTATTAGCTCTGGGCAATGTACTCTATTCATTGGTGACGAAGTCTTACACTTGAAAGAATTTGATAAGTTTTTCTGCCCAGCAGGCTTAGACAGCATCACCATACTTTCTGATGAGGGTGTGGATATTATAGAGTGTTATCCACCTGAACATAATGGCTGA
- a CDS encoding cupin domain-containing protein produces MSLVNPFFQIDEHEWEEIGGGIKRKIVGYTDDLMAVHLCFDKGAIGAPHTHEIHDQIGYVVEGSFEAEINGEKRVLKKGDAYIARKHMEHGAVALEQDSILLDMFSPAREDFLK; encoded by the coding sequence ATGAGTCTAGTAAATCCTTTTTTCCAAATTGATGAACACGAATGGGAAGAAATTGGCGGCGGCATTAAGCGTAAGATTGTTGGTTATACTGACGACCTAATGGCGGTACACTTATGCTTTGATAAAGGTGCTATCGGTGCTCCTCATACTCACGAAATTCATGACCAAATTGGTTATGTGGTTGAAGGCAGCTTTGAAGCAGAAATCAATGGTGAAAAACGCGTTCTGAAAAAAGGCGATGCTTATATTGCTCGTAAACACATGGAACATGGTGCTGTTGCGTTAGAGCAAGACAGCATTCTATTAGATATGTTTTCTCCAGCACGTGAAGACTTTTTAAAATAA
- a CDS encoding bifunctional 4-hydroxy-2-oxoglutarate aldolase/2-dehydro-3-deoxy-phosphogluconate aldolase encodes MSTLDQQLAQLKVIPVIALNKVEHALPLAKALMENGMPCAEITFRTEAAVGAIKAMREAYPDMLIGAGTILTPEQVDQAIDAGVDFIVSPGLNPTTVKYCQSKNMPIVPGVNNPSLVEQAMELGLKTVKFFPAEPSGGVNMLKALTAVYPVKFMPTGGVSLSNIDNYLSIPAVLACGGTWMVPTQLIDNEQWAELGTLIKDAVSKVN; translated from the coding sequence ATGTCGACACTCGATCAACAACTTGCACAATTAAAAGTCATTCCTGTTATTGCTTTAAATAAAGTAGAGCATGCCCTACCACTGGCGAAAGCCTTAATGGAAAATGGTATGCCATGCGCTGAAATCACCTTTCGTACTGAAGCGGCAGTAGGTGCAATCAAAGCAATGCGTGAAGCCTACCCAGACATGCTCATCGGCGCGGGGACTATTTTAACCCCAGAGCAGGTCGATCAAGCGATTGATGCAGGTGTGGATTTTATCGTTAGCCCAGGGCTAAACCCGACCACCGTAAAATACTGCCAATCTAAAAACATGCCAATCGTTCCGGGTGTAAACAACCCAAGCCTCGTTGAGCAAGCAATGGAATTGGGCTTAAAAACCGTTAAATTCTTCCCAGCAGAACCTTCTGGTGGCGTAAACATGCTAAAAGCACTGACCGCTGTGTATCCAGTTAAATTCATGCCAACCGGCGGCGTAAGCTTAAGCAATATTGACAACTACTTAAGCATCCCCGCGGTATTAGCGTGTGGCGGAACTTGGATGGTACCAACACAACTCATTGATAATGAGCAATGGGCCGAGCTTGGTACTCTCATCAAAGACGCCGTCAGCAAAGTGAACTAA
- the kdgK gene encoding 2-dehydro-3-deoxygluconokinase produces the protein MTTFNIAVIGECMIELQQSGELLSQKFGGDTLNTALYLSRLTQNSPVKTSYITALGQESFSQNMLNSWNNEGIDTQHILRLQNKQPGMYYIETDATGERSFFYWRNDAAAKYVFDQPESPALLEKLAQFDAIYLTGITLAILTPNGREQLFNLMSQLKAKGGKVIFDNNYRPKLWPSIEAAQQAYLKVLSYTDIALLTFDDEQDLFGDDNIEQCIARTQGQGVQEIAIKRGSKDCVVIEADSIQYVPTKPIDNVVDTTAAGDSFSAGYLAKRLNGHSAKDSALSGHLVAGTVIQYQGAIIPQTAMPNIGL, from the coding sequence ATGACAACATTCAATATTGCTGTGATTGGCGAATGCATGATCGAACTGCAACAGTCTGGTGAGCTTCTGAGCCAAAAATTTGGTGGTGATACTCTCAATACTGCATTGTATTTGTCGCGCCTAACACAAAATTCCCCGGTGAAAACCAGCTACATTACCGCTCTCGGCCAAGAAAGCTTTAGCCAAAACATGCTAAACAGCTGGAACAATGAAGGCATCGATACACAACATATCTTGCGTTTACAGAACAAACAACCTGGTATGTATTACATCGAAACGGATGCCACCGGTGAACGTAGCTTCTTTTATTGGCGTAATGATGCTGCAGCCAAATATGTTTTCGATCAACCAGAAAGCCCAGCGTTATTAGAGAAGCTGGCGCAATTTGATGCTATTTATTTAACTGGCATCACCTTAGCCATTCTCACTCCAAATGGTCGTGAACAGCTTTTCAACCTAATGAGCCAATTAAAAGCCAAAGGCGGTAAAGTCATTTTTGATAATAATTACCGACCAAAATTATGGCCATCAATCGAAGCGGCTCAACAAGCTTACTTGAAAGTATTAAGTTATACCGATATTGCCCTATTGACCTTTGACGATGAACAAGACCTCTTTGGTGATGACAATATTGAACAGTGCATTGCGCGCACCCAAGGACAAGGCGTACAAGAAATCGCCATTAAACGCGGTAGCAAAGATTGTGTCGTGATTGAAGCAGATTCCATCCAATACGTCCCAACCAAGCCAATTGACAATGTGGTCGATACCACCGCAGCCGGTGACTCATTTAGCGCTGGATACTTAGCCAAACGCCTCAATGGACACAGTGCTAAAGATTCTGCCTTATCTGGTCATTTAGTCGCGGGCACCGTGATTCAATATCAAGGTGCGATCATTCCACAAACCGCGATGCCAAATATCGGATTATAA
- a CDS encoding heparinase II/III domain-containing protein, whose product MSNELAAVLLSAEEVLELRKEVGRDSLMGKTIATIKKDVDAFMALEYDVPGHGEAGGYEHNRHKQNYNYMSLAGRLYLITKEKKYAQFVAELLSLYADKYLQFDFHVQKNTNPTGRLFHQILNEHMWLMYASLAYSCVKEFMSETECQHVEKNLFLPMLDMFTVKYSHDFDRIHNHGMWAVAAVGICGLAVNKREYLEMAVFGLDNYEQGKQEMGPGGFLAQISQLFAPSGYYMEGPYYHRFAIRPLCVFAEVLHRHMPELDIYNFKDKVIGNTVQALLATAYPNGEFPALNDASHTMSITDMGVQVAVSLYSKHYGLDDNLLGMAKIQNQVWLHACGLELSRAYEQAMADSKEIGMPFWPSVELNEGPEGHNGAQGFIRMQDDKKDVFQLVMNYGQHGMGHGHFDTLGITYFNRGQEVLREYGFGRWVNVEPKFGGRYLDENKSYARQTIAHNAVTIDEKCQNNFDADRADTVHGLPHFFKVDDATVNGMSAFANDHYEGFDMQRSVFMLKLEELEAPLLLDLYRLASEDNTEHQFDYSHQYQGQVIRTNFDYQANQELDTLGNDFGYQHLWNVAKGQAQGTALVSWLQNNTYYTWLGASSNDNGEVIFTRSGANDPSFNLRNEPAFILRSKGHSTLFASALETHGYFNEEFEQSVAARGQVQDIRVLGHDEVGSVVEIETAKSLITFMVSNQLGATEESVHTVAANDKQYTWTGFYSLEVVAK is encoded by the coding sequence ATGAGTAATGAATTGGCTGCCGTATTATTAAGTGCAGAAGAAGTGTTAGAGCTAAGAAAGGAAGTGGGTCGCGATAGCTTAATGGGCAAAACTATCGCCACCATTAAAAAAGATGTGGATGCGTTTATGGCCTTAGAATATGACGTACCTGGCCATGGTGAAGCGGGGGGTTATGAACACAACCGCCATAAGCAAAACTACAACTATATGAGCTTAGCAGGCCGTCTGTATTTGATTACAAAAGAAAAAAAATACGCGCAGTTTGTTGCTGAGCTTTTAAGCCTTTATGCCGATAAATACCTGCAATTTGATTTCCATGTGCAGAAAAACACTAACCCAACGGGTCGTTTATTCCACCAAATTTTAAATGAACACATGTGGTTAATGTACGCTAGCTTGGCTTACTCTTGCGTGAAAGAGTTTATGTCTGAGACCGAATGCCAGCATGTTGAAAAAAACTTATTCCTTCCCATGCTGGATATGTTCACGGTGAAATATAGCCATGACTTTGACCGCATTCATAACCATGGTATGTGGGCAGTGGCCGCGGTGGGGATTTGTGGTTTGGCCGTGAATAAACGTGAATACCTTGAAATGGCGGTATTTGGTTTAGATAACTACGAACAAGGTAAGCAAGAGATGGGGCCTGGTGGTTTCTTAGCTCAAATCTCGCAACTATTCGCACCTTCTGGTTATTACATGGAAGGCCCTTATTATCACCGCTTTGCAATTCGCCCTTTATGTGTGTTTGCAGAAGTCTTGCACCGTCATATGCCAGAATTGGATATTTATAACTTTAAAGACAAAGTGATTGGCAATACGGTACAAGCGTTACTCGCGACGGCTTATCCAAACGGTGAGTTTCCTGCCTTGAACGACGCATCGCATACCATGAGTATTACGGATATGGGCGTACAAGTTGCCGTGAGTCTTTATAGCAAACATTACGGTTTAGACGATAACTTATTAGGCATGGCGAAAATTCAAAACCAAGTGTGGCTACATGCGTGTGGTTTAGAGCTGTCTCGTGCTTATGAACAAGCGATGGCTGATTCAAAAGAGATTGGCATGCCATTTTGGCCAAGTGTTGAGCTTAATGAAGGCCCTGAAGGTCACAATGGTGCTCAAGGCTTTATTCGCATGCAAGACGACAAAAAAGACGTATTCCAATTGGTGATGAACTATGGCCAACATGGTATGGGGCATGGTCACTTTGATACGTTAGGTATTACGTACTTTAACCGTGGTCAAGAAGTGTTACGTGAATATGGTTTTGGTCGTTGGGTGAACGTAGAGCCAAAATTTGGTGGTCGTTATCTTGATGAGAATAAATCGTACGCTCGTCAAACGATTGCACATAATGCCGTGACGATTGACGAGAAATGCCAAAATAACTTTGATGCAGACCGTGCCGATACCGTTCATGGTTTACCACACTTCTTCAAGGTGGATGACGCAACGGTGAATGGGATGAGTGCCTTTGCTAATGATCATTACGAAGGTTTTGACATGCAACGCAGTGTTTTCATGTTGAAATTAGAGGAATTAGAAGCACCGTTGTTGCTGGATTTATATCGCCTAGCGTCAGAAGACAATACTGAGCATCAATTCGATTATTCACATCAATATCAAGGTCAAGTGATTCGTACGAACTTTGACTATCAAGCAAATCAAGAGCTAGACACGCTAGGGAATGACTTTGGCTACCAACATTTATGGAATGTAGCGAAAGGCCAAGCACAAGGTACGGCGTTAGTGAGTTGGCTACAAAATAACACGTATTACACTTGGTTAGGCGCAAGTTCAAATGACAATGGTGAAGTGATCTTTACTCGTTCTGGTGCGAATGACCCAAGCTTTAACTTACGTAATGAGCCGGCGTTTATTTTACGTTCTAAAGGACATTCAACGTTATTTGCTTCAGCACTTGAAACGCATGGCTACTTTAATGAAGAGTTCGAACAATCGGTTGCGGCTCGTGGTCAAGTACAAGATATTCGAGTACTGGGTCATGATGAAGTTGGCTCTGTGGTTGAAATTGAAACTGCAAAATCGCTGATTACTTTTATGGTTAGCAATCAATTGGGTGCGACAGAAGAATCTGTTCACACGGTCGCAGCGAATGACAAACAATACACTTGGACAGGCTTTTACTCGCTAGAAGTCGTAGCGAAATAA
- a CDS encoding mannitol dehydrogenase family protein has protein sequence MTKTLFNEVISRDVKMVHIGLGAFHRAHQALYTSELNDQKESENWAIATVNLFGSLDLVNQLNQQKQQYAVLERGNEKDELKISNSIAYAYHPAEHGVETIVELMACEAIKIVSLTITEKGYCIEPSSGNLDLNNPLIQHDVSSPMRPQSAIGYIVAALKLRQLRHLSAFTVLSCDNIQQNGDVAKKAIISYARLIDAKLAQWIEDNVTFPNTMVDRIVPAVTAESLQSVEQALGYFDPCAVTCESFRQWVIEDNFVCGRPDWDKVGAQFVHDVRPFEKMKLRMLNGSHSFLAYLGYLSGYQYISEAMADPYFKAAIVDFMLNEQAQTLAMPDNIDVNQYADLLVERFENPKLQHQTAQIATDGSQKLPPRFCESIKCLRVKGQSTQWLELAVAGWMFYVTAQKSEFNDIIVNDPLAERYLSIKKQGLTPSERVKALFAIESIFDSEISQDKEFVEKVALRYESFLRHGVKETLYALVDETPLVDEKPLR, from the coding sequence ATGACTAAGACCTTGTTTAATGAGGTTATTTCTCGTGACGTCAAGATGGTTCATATTGGGCTTGGTGCGTTTCATCGGGCCCATCAAGCCTTATATACCAGTGAATTGAACGATCAAAAAGAGAGCGAAAACTGGGCAATTGCAACGGTGAACTTGTTTGGATCTCTTGATTTGGTTAACCAACTGAATCAACAAAAGCAGCAATATGCGGTTTTGGAAAGGGGGAATGAAAAAGACGAATTAAAAATATCAAACTCAATTGCTTATGCCTATCATCCGGCTGAGCATGGGGTTGAAACGATCGTTGAGTTGATGGCCTGTGAAGCGATCAAAATTGTCTCCTTGACCATCACTGAGAAAGGTTATTGTATTGAGCCAAGCAGTGGAAATTTAGATCTCAATAATCCCTTAATACAACATGATGTGTCTTCACCGATGCGGCCTCAATCTGCCATTGGTTATATTGTCGCGGCTCTAAAACTGCGTCAATTAAGGCATTTATCTGCCTTTACGGTTTTGTCTTGCGATAATATTCAACAAAATGGTGATGTGGCAAAAAAAGCCATTATCAGCTACGCCCGTTTGATTGATGCTAAGTTGGCGCAATGGATTGAAGATAACGTCACCTTTCCTAATACCATGGTCGATAGAATTGTTCCGGCGGTGACAGCGGAGTCATTGCAGAGTGTTGAGCAAGCATTAGGCTATTTTGATCCTTGTGCGGTGACTTGCGAATCGTTCCGTCAATGGGTGATCGAAGATAATTTTGTTTGTGGTCGACCTGATTGGGACAAAGTGGGGGCACAGTTTGTTCATGATGTCCGCCCATTCGAAAAAATGAAATTAAGAATGCTCAATGGCAGTCATTCATTTTTAGCTTACTTAGGATATTTAAGTGGTTATCAATATATTTCAGAAGCGATGGCTGACCCATATTTTAAAGCGGCTATTGTGGATTTTATGCTTAATGAACAAGCGCAAACCTTAGCAATGCCAGACAATATTGATGTCAATCAGTATGCTGATTTATTGGTTGAGCGCTTTGAAAACCCTAAACTGCAACATCAAACCGCACAAATAGCCACCGATGGAAGCCAAAAATTACCACCAAGATTTTGTGAATCAATCAAGTGCCTACGAGTGAAAGGTCAGAGTACTCAGTGGTTAGAGCTTGCTGTGGCTGGCTGGATGTTTTATGTGACGGCGCAAAAAAGCGAGTTTAATGACATCATCGTTAATGATCCTTTAGCTGAACGCTATCTGAGTATAAAAAAACAAGGCCTCACTCCTTCTGAAAGAGTGAAGGCGCTATTTGCCATTGAAAGTATTTTTGATAGTGAAATCAGTCAGGATAAGGAGTTTGTTGAAAAAGTCGCTTTGAGGTATGAAAGTTTTTTACGTCATGGAGTCAAAGAAACACTCTATGCTTTGGTTGATGAAACCCCTTTGGTTGATGAAAAACCGCTCCGTTAA
- a CDS encoding FCD domain-containing protein has product MINYDPKRAYQVLGLTLRKEISDGLYPVGSRLPPERDIAERLNVGRTVVREAIIMLELENLVEVKKGSGVYVINLPNVVNIKENEDVGPFEMLQARQLLESNIAEFAALQATPADIERMREALEIEQDDLKNQVINPTGDKLFHLSIAQATQNSVLVDILKHEWDRRESSSMWNKLHCHIETTEYKEEWLKDHQNILIAMRKKSPVEAKHAMWQHLENVKNRLLELSDFDDPHFDGYLFESIPSVKITK; this is encoded by the coding sequence ATGATAAATTATGACCCCAAACGTGCATACCAAGTGTTAGGTTTAACCTTGAGAAAAGAAATCTCAGATGGCCTGTATCCGGTTGGAAGTCGGTTGCCACCTGAGCGAGACATTGCTGAACGATTAAACGTTGGGCGAACCGTGGTACGTGAAGCCATTATCATGTTAGAGCTGGAAAATTTAGTTGAAGTGAAAAAAGGCTCTGGGGTCTACGTCATCAACTTACCTAACGTCGTTAACATTAAAGAAAATGAAGATGTCGGCCCGTTCGAGATGCTACAAGCCAGGCAATTGTTAGAAAGTAATATCGCCGAATTTGCCGCCCTACAAGCGACACCCGCCGATATCGAACGCATGAGAGAAGCGCTAGAAATTGAACAAGATGACCTCAAAAATCAGGTCATTAACCCAACAGGGGATAAACTGTTCCATCTTTCTATCGCTCAAGCGACACAAAACTCCGTGCTGGTTGATATTCTTAAACATGAGTGGGACAGAAGAGAATCTAGCTCTATGTGGAACAAATTACACTGCCATATAGAAACCACAGAATACAAAGAAGAATGGTTAAAGGATCATCAAAACATCCTCATTGCCATGCGCAAGAAATCGCCCGTAGAAGCTAAACATGCTATGTGGCAACACTTAGAAAATGTTAAAAATCGACTCTTAGAGTTATCAGACTTTGATGACCCTCATTTTGATGGTTATTTATTTGAATCCATCCCATCAGTAAAAATCACAAAATAA
- a CDS encoding sodium:solute symporter family transporter yields the protein MNIDIYIVLGYFIFLIVVGWMFRSATTSTSEYFRGGGKMLWWMVGSTAFLQALSAMTFTGVMGKALDVGLSIAVIFFANALGYFCNYLFFAAKSRQMRVISPIEGIRMRFGRVSEQVVTWATVPSSVLQASLWLNALAIFASAVFNIPIETTIIAAGGVVLFMSLVGGSWAVVASDFIQMIIITVVTFIATIVAIYKAGGVTPILESGLPQQGFVGDGYNYAYLFVGWFICIFIKQFFSTNNMIDSYRYIAAKDTRNARKAAILACCLMAIGPFIWFLPAWYVGGHYPDMSTWGLDVLGKDISNATYFVFVRNEMPIGMVGLMMSAMFAATMSSMDSALNRNAGIFIKNVYEPYFAKDKSDASILFASKIATIVFGLMIIVAGLFMSKLKDFGLFDALMMVSTLVAFPVLIPSLLCFFIKKTPDWSCWATIAVGGCVSAVIATTTPEMLQNLFNLAEPLTRREFAELKSVTLGVVCHIVITGGFFVLTQLFYKAPSAKRQSEIDAFFNNVSTPVVVHEGKDSYEADRQQYKLLGRVLAATSAALLLLIFLPNPMWGRGLFVLMSLMVGFIAWLLLRAGKMKDDQLKAASV from the coding sequence ATGAACATCGATATCTATATCGTTTTAGGCTACTTTATCTTCTTGATTGTGGTTGGATGGATGTTTCGTTCAGCAACAACCTCGACCAGTGAATACTTTCGAGGGGGCGGTAAAATGCTATGGTGGATGGTCGGCTCTACCGCTTTTTTACAAGCGTTAAGTGCGATGACTTTCACCGGCGTCATGGGTAAAGCGCTAGATGTAGGCTTGTCTATTGCGGTTATCTTTTTCGCAAACGCACTTGGTTACTTCTGTAACTACCTATTTTTCGCGGCTAAATCTCGTCAAATGCGAGTAATCAGTCCCATTGAAGGGATTCGTATGCGTTTTGGCCGAGTCAGTGAACAAGTCGTAACTTGGGCAACCGTACCTTCTAGTGTGTTGCAAGCTTCTCTTTGGCTTAATGCGCTTGCAATTTTCGCTAGTGCGGTGTTCAACATTCCGATTGAAACAACCATTATTGCCGCTGGCGGCGTGGTATTGTTCATGTCATTAGTAGGCGGTAGCTGGGCAGTCGTAGCTTCTGACTTTATTCAAATGATCATCATTACGGTGGTTACCTTTATTGCAACCATTGTTGCTATCTATAAAGCAGGCGGTGTCACCCCTATTTTAGAATCTGGCCTACCTCAACAAGGCTTTGTGGGCGATGGTTATAATTACGCTTATTTATTCGTCGGTTGGTTTATTTGTATCTTCATTAAGCAGTTCTTCAGTACCAATAACATGATCGATTCTTACCGCTATATCGCCGCAAAAGATACCCGTAATGCGCGTAAAGCGGCTATTTTAGCTTGTTGTTTAATGGCGATTGGTCCGTTCATTTGGTTCTTACCTGCTTGGTATGTGGGTGGTCATTATCCAGACATGTCGACTTGGGGACTAGACGTATTAGGAAAAGACATTTCAAACGCGACTTATTTTGTCTTTGTACGTAATGAAATGCCTATCGGTATGGTTGGGTTAATGATGTCAGCAATGTTTGCAGCCACCATGTCTTCTATGGACTCGGCGCTAAACCGTAACGCGGGTATCTTTATCAAAAACGTGTACGAACCTTACTTTGCGAAAGATAAATCCGACGCATCTATTTTATTTGCCAGTAAAATTGCAACGATTGTCTTTGGTCTAATGATCATCGTTGCCGGTTTATTTATGAGTAAATTAAAAGACTTCGGCCTGTTTGATGCTTTGATGATGGTCAGTACTCTTGTCGCTTTCCCGGTGTTAATTCCTTCATTACTTTGTTTCTTTATCAAGAAAACACCCGATTGGTCTTGTTGGGCAACCATCGCCGTTGGTGGCTGTGTATCTGCGGTTATCGCGACCACTACTCCGGAAATGCTGCAAAACCTATTTAACCTCGCAGAGCCATTAACAAGACGTGAGTTTGCTGAATTGAAATCCGTCACTCTCGGTGTGGTATGCCACATTGTGATTACTGGTGGTTTCTTCGTCTTAACCCAATTGTTCTACAAAGCGCCATCCGCTAAACGTCAATCTGAAATCGATGCTTTCTTTAATAATGTATCGACTCCGGTTGTGGTTCATGAAGGCAAAGATTCTTATGAAGCCGATAGACAACAATACAAGTTGTTGGGTCGTGTTTTGGCGGCTACCAGTGCGGCCTTGCTTCTCTTAATCTTCTTACCAAACCCAATGTGGGGACGTGGATTGTTCGTATTGATGTCGCTGATGGTTGGTTTCATTGCTTGGTTGCTATTACGAGCAGGCAAAATGAAAGATGACCAATTAAAAGCCGCTTCTGTCTAA